One Mycolicibacterium sarraceniae genomic window carries:
- a CDS encoding flavin-containing monooxygenase has product MTADCGPTQTPTDVDIDAMREKYRVEREKRLRSEGSAQYLELEGDYAEFYEVDPYTTVTARDPIVEDADVVILGGGFAGLLAGAYLKKAGVDGIRVIEMAGDFGGVWYWNRFPGIQCDNDAYCYLPLLEELGFMPSKKFADGAEILSHCRNIGKHFGLYDGALFSTQVRELRWDDVLARWRISTDRGDDIRARFVVMAQGSYNRPKLPGIPGIKDFRAAGGHVFHSARWDYDYTGGDADGGLDKLADKRVALVGTGATGIQLVPHLGRDAKQLFVFQRTPSSVDSRSNPPTDQEWAASLQPGWQEERKRNFHNWSPFVGVVFGEPDLVCDFWTELGRNLTARIAASPDPASVGVEQIMAFREEEDYKIMERLRRHVDAIVADPVTAEALKPYYRFMCKRPTSSQRYLETFNQPNVTLVDVAESKGVERLTEKGIVANGVEYEVDCVIFASGFEISTEISRRFAIDSIVGRDGLSLFDHWHDVYKTLHGMTSRGFPNQFFMGFIQGGVSANTTAMFEQQAQHIAYLIAEAQKRGATSVEPSQEGQDAWVATVRELSIDNSAFELSCTPGYYNNEGHGGSENNGSFLGDFYSPGFYAFDDLIADWRAKGDLDGLELGN; this is encoded by the coding sequence ATGACCGCGGACTGCGGCCCCACCCAGACACCCACGGATGTCGATATCGACGCGATGCGGGAGAAGTACCGCGTCGAGCGGGAGAAGCGGCTGCGCTCTGAGGGATCGGCGCAGTATCTGGAACTCGAGGGTGACTACGCGGAGTTCTACGAGGTCGACCCCTACACGACCGTGACGGCTCGCGATCCGATCGTCGAGGACGCCGATGTGGTGATCCTCGGTGGTGGATTCGCCGGGCTGCTGGCCGGGGCGTACCTGAAGAAGGCCGGCGTGGACGGCATCCGGGTCATCGAGATGGCCGGCGACTTCGGCGGGGTCTGGTACTGGAACCGGTTCCCGGGAATCCAGTGCGACAACGACGCCTACTGCTACCTACCGCTGCTTGAAGAGCTCGGCTTCATGCCGTCGAAGAAGTTCGCCGACGGCGCCGAGATCCTCAGCCACTGCCGCAATATCGGCAAGCACTTCGGGCTCTACGACGGCGCATTGTTCTCCACTCAGGTTCGGGAACTGCGCTGGGACGATGTCCTTGCCCGATGGCGGATCAGCACCGATCGCGGTGACGACATCCGCGCGCGGTTCGTGGTGATGGCGCAGGGTTCCTACAACCGCCCGAAACTGCCCGGGATCCCGGGCATCAAGGATTTCCGTGCTGCTGGGGGCCACGTGTTCCACTCCGCCCGCTGGGACTACGACTACACCGGTGGTGACGCGGACGGTGGCCTGGACAAGCTAGCCGATAAGCGCGTCGCTCTTGTCGGCACGGGCGCAACCGGAATCCAGCTGGTTCCGCACCTCGGTCGAGATGCCAAGCAGCTCTTCGTGTTCCAGCGCACGCCGTCGTCGGTTGATTCGCGCTCGAATCCGCCGACCGACCAAGAATGGGCCGCGTCGCTGCAGCCGGGGTGGCAGGAGGAGCGCAAGCGCAACTTCCACAACTGGTCGCCGTTTGTCGGCGTGGTGTTCGGCGAACCGGATCTGGTGTGCGACTTCTGGACCGAACTCGGGCGCAACCTCACCGCCCGGATTGCGGCCAGCCCGGATCCGGCGTCGGTAGGCGTCGAGCAGATCATGGCGTTCCGGGAAGAAGAGGACTATAAGATCATGGAGCGGCTGCGTCGGCACGTCGACGCCATCGTGGCAGACCCGGTCACCGCCGAAGCGCTCAAGCCGTACTACCGTTTCATGTGCAAACGCCCGACCTCCAGCCAGCGATACCTGGAAACCTTCAACCAGCCGAACGTGACGCTGGTCGACGTGGCCGAATCCAAGGGTGTCGAGCGACTGACCGAGAAGGGTATCGTCGCCAACGGCGTTGAGTACGAAGTCGATTGCGTGATCTTCGCCAGCGGCTTCGAGATCTCCACCGAGATCAGCCGGCGGTTCGCGATCGACTCCATTGTCGGCCGCGACGGGTTGTCGCTCTTCGATCACTGGCACGACGTCTACAAGACGCTGCACGGGATGACCAGCCGGGGCTTCCCCAACCAGTTCTTCATGGGGTTCATTCAGGGCGGGGTGTCTGCCAACACCACCGCGATGTTCGAGCAGCAGGCCCAGCACATCGCCTACCTCATCGCCGAGGCACAGAAGCGCGGCGCGACCAGCGTTGAGCCGAGCCAGGAAGGCCAGGACGCGTGGGTGGCGACCGTGCGTGAACTGTCGATCGACAACTCCGCGTTCGAACTATCTTGCACGCCCGGTTATTACAACAACGAGGGCCATGGCGGCTCAGAGAACAACGGATCGTTCCTCGGCGACTTTTATTCGCCCGGCTTCTATGCCTTCGACGATCTGATCGCCGACTGGCGGGCCAAGGGCGATCTCGATGGCCTGGAGCTCGGAAACTAG
- a CDS encoding SDR family NAD(P)-dependent oxidoreductase yields the protein MARSRFDTKQARFDDRVAVVTGAGRGLGREYALLLAGLGAKVVVNDSGGALTGDGDDAGPAQQVVDTIVAAGGEAIASTESVATAVGGQAIVGAATQRYGRIDILIHNAGNVRPAPLSEMAVEDFDAVLDVHLRGAFHVVRVAFPSMCQAGYGRIVLTSSIGGLYGNHAVANYAAAKAGVVGLSNVVALEGAEHGVRCNVIVPAAVTRMAEGLDTSAYPPMGADLVAPVVGWLAHEDCSVTGEVLTAIAGRVARVAVVESAGVYQSEWTVDQVAARIEEIRDINNPLVFPVVPDGHSAHIGHSFGMARGLHE from the coding sequence ATGGCGCGATCGCGATTCGACACGAAACAGGCACGATTCGACGATCGCGTCGCCGTTGTCACCGGCGCAGGCCGGGGGCTGGGGCGTGAGTACGCGCTGCTGCTCGCCGGTCTCGGCGCCAAGGTCGTGGTCAACGACTCCGGCGGCGCACTGACCGGCGACGGCGATGACGCCGGGCCGGCTCAGCAGGTTGTCGACACGATCGTCGCGGCCGGCGGGGAAGCGATCGCCTCGACCGAATCGGTAGCGACAGCGGTCGGCGGCCAGGCGATCGTCGGGGCAGCAACACAGCGGTACGGCCGGATCGACATCCTGATCCACAACGCCGGCAACGTCCGGCCGGCGCCGTTGTCGGAGATGGCGGTTGAGGACTTTGACGCGGTGCTCGACGTTCACCTACGCGGCGCGTTCCACGTTGTCCGAGTGGCATTTCCGTCGATGTGTCAGGCCGGCTACGGCCGCATCGTGCTGACGTCGTCGATCGGCGGGCTGTATGGCAATCACGCGGTGGCCAACTATGCCGCCGCCAAGGCCGGGGTGGTCGGACTGTCGAACGTCGTCGCGCTGGAAGGCGCCGAGCATGGCGTGCGCTGCAATGTCATCGTCCCTGCTGCGGTGACCAGGATGGCCGAAGGTCTGGACACGTCGGCCTACCCGCCGATGGGCGCCGACCTCGTGGCTCCCGTCGTCGGCTGGCTGGCCCATGAGGACTGTTCGGTGACCGGCGAAGTCCTCACTGCGATAGCCGGCCGGGTCGCCAGGGTTGCCGTCGTGGAGTCCGCAGGGGTTTACCAATCGGAATGGACCGTCGACCAGGTGGCCGCCCGCATCGAGGAGATCCGAGATATCAACAACCCGCTGGTCTTCCCCGTGGTGCCCGACGGGCACAGCGCTCATATCGGCCACAGCTTCGGGATGGCAAGGGGGCTACATGAATAA
- a CDS encoding CaiB/BaiF CoA transferase family protein — translation MTSTGPLTGVRVIDLTAMVMGPYCTQIMADMGADVIKIEPPAGDDTRYVSVGPAHGLSGVFVNVNRGKRSVVLDLRSDEGRAALRALIAGSDVFIHSMRAKAITKLGFGYDEVAAINPAIVYTNCYGYGRRGPDRDRPAYDDTIQAECGLPAVQAELTGEANYVATIVADKVAGLTAVYATTMALFHRERTGEGQEVEVAMFETMASFMLVEHANGAMFDPPLGPAIYHRTVAPNRKPYRTKDGYISALIYNDRHWASFINAVQPVWNTERYTSLKARAAEIDTVYSLVAQTMTERTTEEWLTLFVELEIPAAPLNSPQALFDNEQLNAVGFFETVPSPQGPVRMPGVPTWFSRTPGRIAGPAPDLGAHTVSVLAELGLVPVESA, via the coding sequence ATGACTAGCACCGGGCCGCTGACGGGAGTCCGGGTGATCGACCTCACCGCGATGGTGATGGGCCCCTACTGCACCCAGATCATGGCTGATATGGGTGCCGACGTCATCAAGATCGAGCCGCCCGCCGGCGACGACACCCGCTACGTCTCAGTCGGTCCGGCGCATGGGCTGAGCGGGGTGTTCGTCAACGTCAACCGCGGCAAACGCAGTGTGGTACTGGATCTTCGCTCCGACGAGGGCCGGGCGGCGCTGCGCGCGCTGATTGCGGGCTCCGACGTGTTCATCCACTCCATGCGCGCCAAGGCGATCACCAAACTCGGGTTCGGCTACGACGAGGTCGCCGCCATCAACCCTGCGATCGTCTACACCAACTGCTACGGCTACGGCAGGCGCGGACCCGACCGTGACCGCCCCGCCTACGACGACACCATCCAGGCCGAGTGCGGCCTGCCCGCCGTGCAGGCCGAATTGACCGGTGAGGCCAACTATGTCGCGACCATCGTGGCGGACAAGGTCGCTGGGCTGACCGCCGTGTACGCGACGACGATGGCGCTGTTCCACCGGGAACGAACCGGTGAGGGCCAGGAGGTCGAAGTCGCGATGTTCGAGACGATGGCCTCGTTCATGCTCGTCGAACACGCGAACGGGGCGATGTTCGACCCACCACTCGGCCCGGCGATCTATCACCGGACGGTGGCACCGAACCGCAAACCGTATCGGACCAAAGACGGCTACATCTCAGCGCTGATCTACAACGACCGGCATTGGGCGAGCTTCATCAATGCGGTTCAGCCCGTATGGAACACCGAGCGTTACACCTCGCTGAAGGCGAGGGCCGCGGAGATCGACACTGTGTATTCGCTAGTGGCACAGACCATGACCGAGCGCACCACGGAGGAGTGGCTGACGTTGTTCGTCGAGCTGGAGATCCCGGCCGCACCGCTTAACTCACCGCAGGCGCTGTTCGACAACGAGCAGCTCAACGCCGTCGGCTTTTTCGAGACGGTTCCTTCCCCGCAGGGTCCGGTCCGGATGCCCGGCGTGCCGACCTGGTTTTCCCGTACGCCGGGCCGGATCGCGGGACCCGCTCCCGATCTCGGTGCCCATACCGTGAGTGTCCTGGCGGAGCTGGGATTGGTGCCAGTGGAGAGCGCATGA
- a CDS encoding acyl-CoA dehydrogenase family protein, whose product MSLNFDMGAPAAALRTQLRDLVKDHVPADFLGAFTDDPADLDVAQHFCRTLAAHELLCLAWPQEFGGRGASVWEQTVVREEMWAHHEPRGAQYMGVNWVGPIIMRHGTEAQQRMHLPPIACGEVIWCQGFSEPEAGSDLASLRTAARRDGDGWLVSGQKIWTSYATMAQWCFLLARTTKAEKKQQGLTIFLVPMDDPAIQVRPIRCMMGPHHLNEVFFDDLRVTEADVLGTVDDGWSIVQEVTSFERVGIARYARCERLLAAAPTVLGDRWDELPAELRGRWVRMLTHCRRARLMAYRIVELQSTGRVRPGDAAAYRIAVTKLDQDSAEVLMDIAAAVAHGDPRAEWFLAEVEDHWRYSQASTVSSGSIEMQRILLSRSLLAAAK is encoded by the coding sequence ATGAGTCTCAACTTCGACATGGGTGCGCCCGCGGCGGCGCTACGCACCCAGCTGCGGGATCTGGTGAAAGACCACGTCCCCGCAGACTTTCTCGGCGCGTTCACCGATGACCCTGCGGATCTGGACGTGGCCCAACACTTCTGCCGGACGCTGGCTGCCCACGAGCTGCTCTGCCTGGCCTGGCCACAGGAGTTCGGCGGGCGCGGCGCCTCGGTCTGGGAGCAGACAGTAGTGCGGGAGGAGATGTGGGCTCATCACGAGCCGCGCGGCGCCCAGTACATGGGGGTGAACTGGGTGGGGCCCATCATCATGCGGCACGGCACCGAAGCCCAGCAGCGCATGCATCTCCCGCCCATCGCCTGTGGCGAAGTGATCTGGTGTCAGGGCTTCTCCGAACCGGAGGCGGGCAGTGACCTCGCCTCGTTGCGTACCGCGGCCCGTCGCGATGGCGACGGCTGGTTGGTGAGTGGCCAGAAGATCTGGACGTCTTACGCCACCATGGCGCAATGGTGCTTCCTGCTGGCCCGGACCACCAAAGCTGAGAAGAAGCAACAGGGTCTGACGATTTTTCTGGTCCCGATGGACGATCCGGCGATCCAGGTGCGTCCGATCCGCTGCATGATGGGCCCGCACCACCTCAACGAGGTGTTCTTCGACGACCTGCGGGTCACTGAGGCGGACGTGCTCGGCACGGTCGACGACGGATGGTCGATCGTGCAGGAGGTGACCTCGTTCGAGCGGGTCGGAATCGCCCGTTATGCGCGGTGCGAACGGCTGCTCGCGGCGGCGCCGACGGTACTCGGCGACCGCTGGGACGAGCTGCCTGCCGAACTGCGCGGGCGGTGGGTGCGGATGTTGACGCACTGCCGCCGGGCCCGCCTGATGGCCTATCGCATCGTGGAACTGCAGAGCACCGGGCGAGTCCGCCCCGGCGACGCCGCCGCGTACCGAATCGCGGTCACCAAGCTGGATCAGGACAGCGCAGAGGTGCTAATGGATATCGCGGCCGCGGTGGCACACGGGGATCCGCGCGCGGAGTGGTTCCTCGCCGAGGTCGAGGACCACTGGAGATACTCGCAGGCCTCGACGGTGTCGTCCGGCAGCATCGAGATGCAGCGCATCCTGCTGTCGCGTTCTCTGCTGGCGGCGGCGAAATGA
- a CDS encoding acyl-CoA dehydrogenase family protein yields MVLHLSEDAKEFGHQALRAFEAAGGDQLVQQAEAKPDSRESLVGPVLAGLGAWELDPRSDADGLEAAAALCRSAGYWAVPYPVADRLAAPTDLDVDGLVVVADTRPSAAIAGLESRWAAVTLDGARSKVTGHAAHGPAFVTELQLSAIDENGAGDIALSLTLQCWTLLGMLDRAIELTVAHVTLRKQFGQTLSSFQGVQFQLTDAEVERSGLDILAKYTLWSIGSGGDGAMNDALALRMSAIEAAEVVFRVCHQLHGAVGFCDETTLSWISRHSQPLRRLPLGLSATRDLLTRRAGGAGLRGLFA; encoded by the coding sequence ATGGTGCTGCATCTCAGCGAGGACGCCAAAGAGTTTGGGCATCAGGCACTTCGAGCTTTCGAGGCTGCCGGCGGCGACCAACTGGTGCAGCAGGCCGAGGCCAAGCCCGATAGCCGGGAGTCGCTCGTCGGCCCGGTCCTCGCGGGACTGGGCGCCTGGGAACTCGACCCGCGCAGCGACGCCGACGGACTCGAAGCCGCCGCGGCGCTGTGCCGGAGCGCGGGCTACTGGGCGGTGCCCTATCCGGTGGCCGATCGTCTTGCCGCCCCCACCGACCTTGACGTCGACGGACTGGTGGTCGTGGCAGACACTCGGCCGTCGGCCGCCATAGCCGGCCTCGAATCCCGTTGGGCGGCGGTGACACTGGATGGTGCACGCAGCAAGGTGACGGGCCACGCGGCGCACGGCCCGGCGTTCGTCACCGAGCTGCAACTGTCGGCGATCGACGAGAACGGCGCAGGGGACATCGCCCTGTCGCTCACACTGCAATGCTGGACGCTGCTCGGCATGCTGGACCGGGCGATCGAGCTGACCGTGGCACACGTCACCCTGCGCAAGCAGTTCGGTCAGACGCTGTCGTCCTTTCAGGGCGTGCAGTTCCAGCTCACCGACGCCGAGGTCGAGCGCAGCGGATTGGACATCCTCGCCAAATACACGCTCTGGAGCATCGGGAGTGGCGGCGACGGCGCGATGAACGATGCTCTGGCCCTGCGGATGTCGGCGATCGAGGCCGCCGAAGTTGTCTTCCGGGTGTGCCACCAGCTGCACGGCGCGGTCGGGTTCTGTGACGAGACGACGCTGTCGTGGATCTCGCGGCACAGCCAGCCACTGCGGCGGCTTCCGCTGGGCCTGTCCGCTACCCGGGACCTGTTGACCCGCAGAGCCGGCGGGGCCGGGCTGAGAGGACTGTTCGCGTGA
- a CDS encoding acyl-CoA dehydrogenase family protein gives MTAELDEFRERVRAWCETHVPTDWRATQSGASDAEFAAFQKTWFAELRAAGFAVPHWPSEWGGGMSVDEQIVLYSELAAHDAPRLVLAFVGIHHAASTLLVAGTDEQRTRHLPAILDGETWVQGFSEPEAGSDLASLRTTARRVGDTFVVDGQKLWASGGLHADWCLLLARTDPDAAKRQGISYFLLDMTSPGVEVRPIRNAVGDSHFCEIFLDGVKIPAANLIGAENQGWQVAQATLGAERGMTMLELAERLGNAGFRRLVQACQPLDDARVADRLAQFEIEIAGLRGLCRELVLQHDTGAVGTADASVVKLYYSELLQRMTDFGAEIGGMAAHTHLTKPASSGWESGSWLLDFIGSWEWTIPGGASEIQRTIIAERGLGLPREPSVA, from the coding sequence ATGACCGCGGAACTCGACGAGTTTCGCGAGCGCGTGCGCGCGTGGTGTGAGACCCACGTGCCCACGGACTGGCGCGCCACCCAGAGCGGCGCCAGCGACGCCGAATTCGCGGCCTTCCAGAAGACCTGGTTCGCCGAACTGCGCGCCGCCGGCTTCGCCGTGCCGCACTGGCCGTCCGAGTGGGGCGGTGGGATGAGCGTGGATGAGCAGATCGTGCTGTATTCCGAACTGGCCGCCCATGACGCCCCGCGGCTGGTGTTGGCGTTCGTCGGCATCCACCACGCCGCCTCCACGCTTTTGGTGGCGGGAACCGACGAACAACGCACACGTCACCTGCCTGCGATCCTCGATGGCGAGACGTGGGTCCAGGGGTTCTCCGAACCCGAGGCCGGATCCGACCTGGCCAGCCTGCGCACCACCGCGCGGCGGGTGGGCGACACCTTCGTCGTCGACGGTCAAAAGCTCTGGGCCAGTGGTGGACTGCACGCTGACTGGTGTTTGCTGTTGGCCCGCACCGACCCCGACGCCGCCAAGCGGCAGGGCATCTCCTACTTCCTGCTGGATATGACCAGTCCGGGTGTCGAGGTACGGCCGATCCGCAACGCCGTCGGCGATTCGCACTTCTGCGAGATCTTCCTCGACGGGGTGAAGATCCCGGCCGCCAATCTGATCGGCGCGGAGAACCAGGGCTGGCAGGTCGCCCAAGCCACCCTCGGTGCCGAACGTGGCATGACCATGCTCGAATTGGCCGAGCGGCTGGGCAATGCGGGCTTCCGCCGGCTGGTGCAGGCTTGCCAGCCGCTCGACGACGCGCGGGTTGCCGACCGGCTGGCGCAGTTCGAGATCGAGATCGCCGGCCTGCGCGGACTGTGCCGGGAGCTGGTGCTGCAGCACGACACCGGCGCGGTGGGGACGGCCGACGCCTCCGTGGTCAAGCTGTACTACAGCGAATTGCTGCAGCGGATGACCGATTTCGGCGCCGAGATCGGCGGAATGGCTGCCCACACCCACCTCACCAAACCGGCCTCCAGTGGCTGGGAATCCGGATCGTGGCTGCTGGACTTCATCGGCTCGTGGGAGTGGACGATCCCCGGTGGCGCCAGCGAGATTCAGCGCACCATTATCGCCGAACGCGGCCTCGGGCTGCCGCGAGAGCCGAGCGTGGCGTAA
- a CDS encoding acyl-CoA dehydrogenase family protein, with amino-acid sequence MAGEFDEFHAELRSVAGDLLAKDSSAEWPVLADAGWVGLEVPEHLGGAGATFAEVAVICEEIGRAASANSFLGSAVLAVGVVNALLPSDTRDRLLAEIASGATRVAVAFAPFEFVPDAEGADRILMIDGDSVVEADVTVTAQPVLDETRRLAIVTPGEVTRVHRLVGDPQTQIRRLRDRAAVAVACDSLGVAEAMLAATVAYVKVRQQFGRPIGSFQAVKHACADMHVAIAVSRQLVSAAVDAVAHGGPDTSVAAAMAKSYACGAAVDVVGKAMQLHGGIGYTWESGVHVYLKRAALNRSLFGSPASYRKDLSQRYL; translated from the coding sequence ATGGCTGGCGAATTCGACGAATTCCATGCCGAGCTCCGCTCCGTAGCCGGTGATCTGCTCGCTAAGGACAGCTCAGCCGAGTGGCCTGTGCTCGCCGATGCGGGGTGGGTCGGACTCGAGGTGCCCGAGCACCTCGGCGGCGCCGGGGCCACCTTCGCCGAGGTGGCGGTCATCTGTGAGGAGATCGGTCGCGCCGCGAGCGCCAACAGCTTTCTCGGCAGCGCCGTGCTGGCCGTCGGCGTGGTGAATGCCTTGCTGCCCAGCGATACCCGGGACCGGCTGCTCGCCGAGATCGCCTCTGGCGCCACCAGGGTAGCCGTCGCCTTCGCGCCGTTCGAGTTCGTGCCCGACGCCGAGGGCGCTGACCGGATCCTGATGATCGACGGTGACAGTGTCGTTGAGGCCGACGTCACGGTCACCGCGCAACCTGTTCTGGACGAGACCCGTCGGTTGGCCATCGTGACGCCTGGCGAGGTGACGCGGGTGCATCGCCTCGTCGGTGATCCGCAGACACAGATCCGCCGGCTGCGCGACCGGGCAGCCGTCGCGGTGGCGTGCGACAGCCTGGGAGTGGCCGAAGCCATGCTCGCTGCGACCGTGGCCTACGTGAAGGTGCGTCAGCAATTCGGCAGGCCCATCGGCTCTTTCCAGGCGGTCAAGCACGCCTGCGCCGACATGCACGTGGCGATCGCGGTGTCCCGCCAACTAGTCAGTGCCGCAGTCGATGCCGTCGCCCACGGCGGACCCGACACGAGTGTGGCGGCCGCGATGGCCAAGTCCTACGCGTGCGGCGCCGCCGTCGATGTCGTCGGCAAGGCCATGCAACTGCACGGCGGCATCGGCTACACGTGGGAGAGCGGCGTCCACGTCTACCTCAAGCGGGCTGCGCTGAACCGTTCGCTGTTCGGCTCGCCCGCGTCCTATCGCAAAGATCTTTCCCAACGTTATCTGTAA
- a CDS encoding thiamine pyrophosphate-binding protein, whose amino-acid sequence MGVPVYKRILDLFEAEGVNTLFGIPDPNFVHMFTEADARGWSVVAPHHELSAGFMAEAASRMTGKPGLCIGTLGPGMANIAGAIQCALVENSPVIFLGGQRARVTERRVRRGRIQFVQQEPLFAASVKYSSSIEYADQTDEIIHEAIRKAMSGTPGPTYVEFPSHVILSELDVDAAPPPSSYRLVSQGAGSREVAEAVKLILEAKSPVLLVGHGVHTSRTQQEVKELAELMACPVIQTSGGTSFIPGLQDRTFPYLFSPAANQAVEESDLCVALGTELGEPMHYGRTQHWAANNANRKWVYVEQDPTAIGVNRPVDVALVGDLRGVVPQLVEALRDTPRAPSANLEELVKADAAEIARVAEEAPSGRSPIHPARYVVEATKAFDEYTDDGIMVRDGGATVIFGWTYSQTKPRDVIWNQNFGHLGTGLPYAVGASVAEGGKRPVMLLTSDSAFLFHIAELETAARQNLPLVCVVGVDHQWGLEVGVYKRTFSQPSPQPGVHWSKDVRMDKIAEGFGCHGEYVEKESEIGPAIARAYASGKVGVVHVCIDPKANSEEMPKYDRFRTWYAEGTQ is encoded by the coding sequence ATGGGTGTACCGGTTTACAAACGCATTCTCGACCTGTTCGAGGCTGAGGGTGTCAACACATTGTTCGGCATTCCGGATCCGAATTTCGTTCATATGTTCACCGAGGCCGATGCACGCGGCTGGTCGGTCGTCGCGCCCCACCACGAGCTGAGCGCGGGCTTCATGGCCGAGGCGGCGTCCCGGATGACCGGCAAGCCCGGCCTGTGCATCGGCACGCTCGGCCCGGGTATGGCCAACATCGCCGGCGCGATCCAGTGCGCGCTCGTCGAGAACTCGCCGGTGATCTTCCTCGGTGGGCAGCGGGCCCGCGTCACCGAGCGCCGAGTGCGCCGCGGTCGCATCCAGTTCGTCCAGCAGGAACCGCTTTTTGCGGCGTCGGTGAAGTACAGCAGCTCCATCGAATACGCGGACCAGACCGACGAGATCATTCACGAGGCGATCCGCAAGGCGATGTCGGGCACTCCGGGCCCGACCTATGTCGAGTTTCCTTCGCACGTGATCCTTTCCGAGCTCGATGTCGACGCCGCACCGCCGCCGTCCAGCTACCGGCTGGTGAGCCAGGGCGCCGGCTCCCGTGAGGTCGCCGAGGCCGTGAAGCTGATCCTCGAAGCCAAGAGCCCGGTGCTGCTGGTCGGACACGGTGTGCACACCTCACGCACCCAGCAGGAAGTCAAGGAGCTCGCTGAGCTGATGGCCTGCCCGGTGATCCAGACCTCCGGCGGTACGTCGTTCATCCCAGGTCTGCAGGACCGGACGTTCCCGTACTTGTTCTCACCGGCTGCCAACCAGGCCGTCGAAGAATCCGATCTGTGCGTCGCGCTGGGCACCGAGCTCGGTGAACCCATGCACTACGGCCGAACCCAGCACTGGGCGGCCAACAACGCGAACCGCAAGTGGGTGTACGTCGAGCAGGACCCGACCGCGATTGGCGTCAACCGACCCGTCGACGTGGCGCTGGTCGGCGATCTGCGCGGCGTGGTGCCGCAGCTGGTCGAGGCGCTGCGCGACACCCCGCGTGCCCCCTCGGCCAACCTCGAGGAGCTGGTGAAGGCCGACGCGGCGGAGATCGCCCGGGTGGCCGAGGAAGCGCCGTCCGGGCGCTCGCCGATCCACCCGGCCCGCTACGTCGTCGAAGCCACCAAAGCCTTCGACGAATACACCGATGACGGCATCATGGTGCGCGACGGCGGCGCCACCGTGATCTTCGGTTGGACGTATTCGCAGACCAAACCACGCGACGTGATCTGGAACCAGAACTTCGGGCATCTGGGCACGGGCTTGCCCTACGCGGTGGGCGCTTCGGTCGCCGAAGGCGGCAAGCGGCCGGTGATGTTGCTGACCAGTGACTCAGCGTTCCTGTTCCACATCGCCGAATTGGAGACCGCGGCCCGGCAGAACCTGCCGCTGGTGTGCGTGGTCGGCGTCGACCACCAGTGGGGCCTCGAAGTGGGTGTCTACAAGCGCACTTTCTCCCAGCCGTCGCCGCAACCAGGTGTGCACTGGAGCAAGGACGTCCGGATGGACAAGATCGCCGAGGGTTTCGGCTGCCACGGCGAGTACGTCGAAAAGGAATCCGAGATCGGGCCGGCGATCGCCCGCGCCTACGCCAGTGGCAAAGTCGGTGTCGTGCACGTGTGCATCGACCCGAAGGCGAACTCCGAGGAGATGCCGAAGTACGACCGATTCCGGACCTGGTACGCCGAAGGCACCCAATAA